In the genome of Telluria beijingensis, one region contains:
- the fdnG gene encoding formate dehydrogenase-N subunit alpha, which produces MGMNRRQFLRVSGAGLAVSTIVALGFSPLPAMAETRHYKLAKAKETRNTCPYCSVGCGLLMYSIGDGAKNVTSSIMHIEGDPDHPVNRGTLCPKGAGLLDFVHSPNRLKYPEVREPGSKEWKRISWDQAMSRIAKFMKDDRDANFVVNNAEGKLVNRWTSTGMLCASAASNETGYITHKAMRSMGMLVFDNQARVUHGPTVAGLAPTFGRGAMTNHWVDIKNADVVLIMGGNAAEAHPCGFKWVIEAKHHNKAKLVVVDPRFTRSAAMSDYYAPIRAGSDIAFLGGVINYLLSNDKIQTEYVRNYTNASFIVGPDFTFEDGIFSGYDETKRRYDNKSWGYAMGEDGFAKVDPTMQDPNCVLQVMKRHYSRYTPEQVSKITGTPVKQFMKVCEYIASTAVPGRAMTIMYALGWTQHSQGSQIIRTGAIMQLLLGNVGVAGGGLNALRGHSNIQGLTDLGLLSNSLPGYLSLPTDNEQDIETYYKPRALKPLRPNQMSYWQNYPKFFVSLQKAWWGDAATAENNWAFDYLPKIDKLYDVLQAFELMGQGKLNGYICQGFNPVGSFPNKKKIITGLSKLKFLVTMDPLNTETSEFWQNFGESNDVDPAQIQTTVFRLPTTCFAEEDGSLSNSSRWLQWHWKGAEAPGEAKPDIEIIADLFTRMKNAYIKDGGAFPDPMVNLAWPYKIPHSPSAEELAKEFNGRALADIMDAKDPTKVVVKKGDQVPGFGVLRDDGTTASGCWIYAGAWTQAGNQMANRDNADPYGVGNTLGWAWAWPANRRVLYNAASADPQGKPWNPHRTLVKWNGTAWIGSDIPDIRPDANPGDENRVQPFIMTAEGVSRLFAPTGMAEGPLPEHYEPFESPFPVNPMHPKNLKARANPAARVFKGDMEAFGTAKDFPYVATSYRLTEHFHYWTKNVLSNAIIQPEQFVEIGEELAKAKGISNGDMVKVSSMRGFIKAKCVVTKRIPQLDCDGMKVDTVGLPNHWGFVGLTKPGFLVNTLTPFVGDANTQTPEFKSFLVNIERA; this is translated from the coding sequence ATGGGAATGAATCGTAGGCAGTTCCTCCGCGTAAGCGGCGCGGGACTGGCCGTTTCCACCATCGTCGCGCTCGGCTTCTCGCCGTTGCCGGCAATGGCGGAGACGCGGCACTATAAACTGGCGAAAGCCAAGGAGACGCGCAATACCTGCCCGTACTGCTCGGTGGGCTGCGGCCTGCTGATGTACAGCATCGGCGACGGCGCGAAAAACGTCACCTCCAGCATCATGCACATCGAAGGCGACCCGGACCATCCAGTGAACCGCGGCACCCTGTGCCCGAAAGGCGCCGGCCTGCTCGACTTCGTGCATTCGCCGAACCGCCTCAAGTACCCGGAAGTCCGCGAGCCAGGAAGCAAGGAATGGAAGCGCATTTCCTGGGACCAGGCGATGTCGCGCATCGCCAAGTTCATGAAGGACGACCGCGACGCGAACTTCGTGGTCAACAATGCCGAAGGCAAACTAGTCAACCGATGGACCAGCACCGGCATGCTGTGTGCGTCCGCGGCGAGCAACGAAACGGGCTACATCACGCACAAAGCAATGCGTTCGATGGGCATGCTCGTCTTCGATAACCAGGCTCGCGTTTGACACGGACCTACGGTGGCCGGTCTGGCCCCGACGTTCGGACGTGGCGCGATGACCAACCATTGGGTTGACATCAAGAATGCCGATGTAGTACTGATTATGGGCGGCAATGCCGCCGAGGCCCACCCCTGCGGTTTCAAGTGGGTGATCGAAGCCAAGCATCACAATAAAGCCAAGCTGGTCGTGGTCGACCCGCGCTTCACGCGTTCGGCCGCCATGAGCGACTATTACGCGCCGATCCGCGCCGGCTCCGACATCGCCTTCCTGGGCGGCGTCATCAATTACCTGCTGAGCAACGACAAGATCCAGACCGAATACGTCCGGAACTACACCAATGCCAGCTTCATCGTCGGTCCCGACTTCACGTTCGAGGACGGTATCTTCTCGGGCTACGACGAGACCAAGCGCCGCTACGACAACAAGTCGTGGGGCTACGCCATGGGTGAAGACGGTTTTGCCAAGGTCGATCCGACCATGCAAGACCCGAATTGCGTCCTGCAGGTGATGAAGCGCCATTACTCGCGCTACACCCCCGAGCAGGTGAGCAAGATCACCGGCACCCCGGTCAAGCAGTTCATGAAAGTCTGCGAATACATCGCGTCGACCGCCGTCCCTGGCCGCGCCATGACGATCATGTATGCGCTGGGCTGGACCCAGCACAGCCAGGGTTCGCAGATCATCCGTACCGGCGCCATCATGCAGCTGCTGCTGGGCAACGTCGGCGTCGCCGGCGGCGGCCTGAACGCGTTGCGCGGTCACTCCAACATCCAGGGCCTGACCGACCTGGGCCTGCTGTCGAACTCGCTGCCGGGCTATCTGTCGCTGCCGACCGACAACGAGCAGGACATCGAGACCTATTACAAGCCGCGCGCGCTCAAGCCGCTGCGTCCGAACCAGATGAGCTACTGGCAGAACTATCCCAAGTTCTTCGTCAGCCTGCAAAAAGCCTGGTGGGGCGACGCCGCGACCGCGGAAAATAACTGGGCCTTCGACTACCTGCCGAAGATCGACAAGCTGTACGACGTGCTGCAGGCCTTCGAACTGATGGGTCAAGGCAAGCTGAACGGCTACATCTGCCAGGGCTTCAATCCTGTCGGTTCCTTCCCCAACAAGAAGAAGATCATCACCGGCCTGTCGAAGCTGAAATTCCTGGTGACGATGGATCCGCTGAATACCGAGACCTCGGAATTCTGGCAGAACTTCGGCGAGTCGAACGACGTCGATCCGGCCCAGATCCAGACCACGGTGTTCCGCCTGCCGACTACCTGCTTCGCCGAGGAAGACGGTTCGCTGTCGAACTCGTCGCGCTGGCTGCAGTGGCACTGGAAGGGCGCCGAGGCGCCGGGCGAAGCGAAACCCGACATCGAGATCATCGCTGACCTGTTCACCCGCATGAAGAACGCCTATATCAAGGATGGCGGCGCCTTCCCGGATCCGATGGTGAACCTGGCCTGGCCGTACAAGATCCCGCATAGCCCGTCCGCCGAGGAACTGGCCAAGGAGTTCAACGGCCGTGCGCTGGCCGACATCATGGACGCCAAGGACCCGACCAAGGTCGTGGTCAAGAAGGGCGACCAGGTGCCGGGCTTCGGCGTGCTGCGCGACGACGGCACCACCGCCAGCGGCTGCTGGATCTATGCCGGCGCCTGGACCCAGGCCGGCAACCAGATGGCCAACCGCGACAATGCCGACCCGTATGGCGTGGGTAACACGCTGGGCTGGGCCTGGGCCTGGCCGGCGAACCGCCGCGTGCTGTACAACGCCGCGTCGGCCGACCCGCAGGGTAAACCGTGGAATCCGCACCGCACCCTGGTCAAGTGGAATGGCACGGCCTGGATCGGTTCGGACATTCCGGACATCCGTCCGGATGCGAACCCGGGCGACGAGAACCGCGTGCAGCCGTTCATCATGACGGCCGAGGGCGTGTCGCGCCTGTTCGCGCCGACCGGCATGGCCGAAGGTCCGCTGCCGGAGCACTACGAGCCGTTCGAGTCGCCGTTCCCGGTCAACCCGATGCACCCCAAGAACCTGAAGGCCCGCGCCAACCCTGCGGCGCGCGTGTTCAAGGGCGATATGGAGGCATTCGGCACCGCCAAGGACTTCCCGTACGTCGCGACCAGCTATCGCCTGACCGAGCACTTCCACTACTGGACCAAGAACGTGTTGTCCAACGCGATCATCCAGCCGGAGCAGTTCGTGGAGATCGGCGAAGAGCTGGCCAAGGCCAAGGGCATCAGCAATGGCGATATGGTGAAAGTGTCGTCGATGCGCGGCTTCATCAAGGCCAAGTGCGTCGTCACCAAGCGCATTCCGCAACTCGATTGCGACGGCATGAAAGTGGATACGGTCGGTTTGCCGAACCACTGGGGCTTCGTCGGTCTGACCAAGCCGGGCTTCCTGGTAAACACGCTGACCCCGTTCGTGGGCGATGCGAATACCCAGACGCCCGAGTTCAAGTCGTTCCTGGTCAATATCGAAAGGGCTTAA
- the fdxH gene encoding formate dehydrogenase subunit beta: MSSLQSLDIAARSASTATVPVARTHKPEVAKLIDVSSCIGCKACQVACMQWNDLRDDVGDTNGTYDNPRDLTPQSWTVMKYSEVVTRTEDEGDRLEWLIRKDGCMHCDEPGCLKACPAPGAIVKYTNGIVDFISENCIGCGYCVAGCPFDVPRISKVDSKAYKCSLCADRVAVNQEPACVKICPTGAIRFGTKEDMIEYAGDRVVDLKERGYQNAGLYNPAGVGGTHVMYVLQHADKPNLYAGLPENPTISPTVALWKGVAKPLGVAAMIGAAVAGFFHYMKVGPIETHVDEPDVQPTPRPDQRDDTRV, encoded by the coding sequence ATGTCATCACTCCAATCTCTCGATATCGCGGCGCGCTCGGCCAGTACGGCGACCGTGCCGGTGGCCCGGACCCACAAGCCCGAAGTCGCCAAGCTGATCGACGTTTCCAGCTGCATCGGCTGCAAGGCCTGCCAGGTGGCCTGCATGCAGTGGAACGACTTGCGCGACGACGTCGGCGACACCAACGGCACCTACGACAATCCGCGCGACCTGACGCCGCAGTCGTGGACGGTCATGAAGTATTCGGAGGTCGTTACCAGGACCGAAGACGAAGGCGACCGCCTCGAGTGGCTGATCCGCAAGGACGGCTGCATGCACTGCGACGAGCCGGGCTGCCTGAAGGCCTGCCCGGCGCCGGGCGCGATCGTCAAGTACACCAACGGCATCGTCGACTTCATCAGCGAGAACTGCATCGGTTGCGGCTATTGCGTCGCCGGCTGCCCGTTCGACGTGCCGCGGATCAGCAAGGTGGACTCCAAGGCCTATAAGTGCTCGCTGTGCGCGGACCGCGTGGCGGTGAACCAGGAACCGGCCTGCGTCAAGATCTGTCCGACCGGCGCCATTCGTTTCGGCACCAAGGAAGACATGATCGAGTATGCGGGCGACCGCGTGGTCGACCTGAAGGAGCGCGGCTACCAGAACGCGGGCCTGTACAACCCGGCCGGCGTCGGCGGCACGCACGTGATGTACGTGCTGCAGCACGCCGACAAGCCGAACCTGTACGCCGGCCTGCCCGAGAACCCGACCATCAGCCCGACCGTGGCGCTGTGGAAGGGCGTGGCCAAGCCGCTGGGCGTGGCCGCGATGATCGGCGCCGCGGTGGCGGGCTTCTTCCACTACATGAAGGTCGGTCCGATCGAAACCCATGTGGACGAGCCGGACGTGCAGCCAACGCCCCGCCCGGACCAGCGTGACGACACCCGCGTTTAA
- a CDS encoding formate dehydrogenase subunit gamma produces the protein MFITRYRDRTRMNHWAVALLFICAGLTGLALFHPSMYFFTAFFGGGQWTRILHPFFGLFMVLGFVFLFFAVVRDNFWTKADTEWVKKSPELIKTGNEHALPPVHKYNAGQKAVFWAFAVSLVLLLITGFMFWQPWFADFFPIPLRRIAMLVHAVAALVLVLSVIVHVYAAIWVKGSFRAMTRGTVHEDWAKSHHPLWYKEVTQATRDNATRKQP, from the coding sequence ATGTTTATCACTCGCTATCGTGACCGTACGCGGATGAACCACTGGGCCGTGGCCCTGCTGTTCATCTGCGCGGGCCTGACCGGGCTGGCACTGTTCCATCCTTCGATGTACTTCTTCACTGCCTTCTTCGGCGGTGGCCAGTGGACCCGCATCCTGCATCCGTTCTTCGGATTGTTCATGGTGCTGGGCTTCGTGTTCCTGTTCTTCGCCGTGGTGCGGGACAACTTCTGGACCAAGGCCGATACGGAATGGGTCAAGAAGTCGCCCGAGCTGATCAAGACGGGCAACGAGCACGCCTTGCCGCCGGTGCACAAGTACAACGCCGGGCAGAAGGCCGTGTTCTGGGCCTTCGCCGTCAGCCTGGTGCTGCTCTTGATCACCGGCTTCATGTTCTGGCAGCCGTGGTTCGCGGACTTCTTCCCGATTCCGCTGCGCCGCATCGCCATGCTGGTGCATGCGGTGGCGGCCCTGGTGCTGGTGCTGAGCGTGATCGTCCATGTGTATGCGGCCATCTGGGTCAAGGGCTCGTTCCGCGCCATGACCCGCGGCACCGTGCACGAGGACTGGGCCAAGTCGCACCATCCGCTGTGGTATAAGGAAGTCACCCAAGCCACGCGCGACAATGCCACGCGCAAGCAACCATAA
- the fdhE gene encoding formate dehydrogenase accessory protein FdhE: MSVSKATPLLSPEEIAVRSGQQMPYLHLPSRAELFATRETRLRELAAGHAMRDFLLFAAELAHVQHEVLQDYPDVALPSADDLLAAGRAAQAPLPAPLWPRDPAWRGALRRMLELMVPRLAGSPAQAAVQALLAQDDAHLEGQAELLLQGAAGLDMSAAPLVAAGLQVYWTHMVLAVQQAHGAARQEPFGRTLDATLCPCCGSLPTSSVTRLDASGSNFRYLNCALCSTQWHMVRVKCSHCQSTKGIHYHSLQAVATDGATEDTAQASVQAETCDECGHYLKIVRMERDLHVDPVADDVATLTLDILVSEAGFQPHGVNLLLLTGGEEDPVDPEPARSS, encoded by the coding sequence ATGAGTGTTTCCAAAGCAACACCGCTGCTCAGCCCGGAAGAAATCGCGGTCCGGTCCGGGCAGCAGATGCCCTACCTGCACTTGCCAAGCAGGGCAGAGCTGTTCGCCACCCGTGAAACCCGCCTGCGCGAGCTGGCGGCCGGGCATGCGATGCGCGACTTCCTGCTGTTCGCCGCCGAACTGGCGCACGTACAGCATGAAGTCCTGCAGGACTATCCCGACGTGGCGCTGCCCAGCGCCGACGACCTGCTGGCCGCCGGCCGCGCCGCCCAGGCGCCGCTGCCGGCGCCGCTGTGGCCGCGTGACCCGGCCTGGCGTGGGGCCTTGCGCCGCATGCTGGAGCTGATGGTCCCGCGCCTCGCGGGCAGCCCGGCCCAGGCCGCGGTGCAGGCCTTGCTGGCTCAGGACGATGCCCATCTCGAAGGCCAGGCCGAACTGCTGCTGCAAGGCGCGGCCGGCCTGGACATGAGTGCGGCGCCGCTGGTGGCGGCCGGCCTGCAGGTCTACTGGACGCATATGGTGCTGGCCGTGCAGCAGGCCCACGGCGCGGCGCGCCAGGAACCGTTCGGGCGCACGCTCGATGCGACCTTGTGCCCGTGCTGCGGCAGCCTGCCGACGTCCTCCGTCACGCGGCTGGACGCCAGCGGCAGCAACTTCCGCTACCTGAATTGCGCGCTGTGCTCGACGCAGTGGCATATGGTGCGGGTCAAGTGCAGCCACTGCCAGAGCACCAAGGGCATCCACTACCACTCGCTGCAGGCGGTGGCCACCGATGGCGCGACCGAGGATACGGCGCAGGCATCGGTGCAGGCCGAAACCTGCGACGAGTGCGGCCACTACCTCAAGATCGTGCGCATGGAGAGGGATCTCCACGTCGATCCGGTGGCGGACGACGTGGCGACCCTGACCCTGGACATCCTGGTGTCCGAGGCCGGCTTCCAGCCGCATGGCGTCAACCTGCTGCTGCTCACGGGCGGCGAAGAAGACCCTGTGGATCCCGAACCAGCAAGGAGTAGTTGA
- the selA gene encoding L-seryl-tRNA(Sec) selenium transferase, with protein MSLTESVVHGSKATVKDLPSIDKLLRLPSVQALVSSHGHTVVATQARAQVDGLRAQALAGALSSSALLPEALAQALAGRVAERLAPRLRRVINLTGTVIHTNLGRAVLPQAAIDHLVAMMAGPNNLEYDLASGARGDRDSIVEGLLCEITGAEAATVVNNNAAAVLLSLAALGGGREAIVSRGELVEIGGAFRMPDVMASAGAHMVEVGTTNRTHLADYERAINERTALLMKVHTSNYAVQGFTSAVSEAELAPLARARGVALVSDLGSGSLIDMGKYGLPQEPTPQQMLAAGCDVVTFSGDKLLGGPQAGLIVGSKEFVTRIRKFPMKRALRLSKLPLAALEATLRLYLQPELLVRELPTLRWLTRGQEQVAANAQALLEPLRAALAPRYTVSLESMLSQIGSGSLPIDRLPSSGLAIAPALAGKRGVGTALDALSEALRGLPLPMIGRIADDRLLLDCRCIDDPLELLGQLAALRAALIQD; from the coding sequence ATGTCGCTGACCGAGTCCGTGGTCCACGGCTCGAAGGCGACAGTCAAGGATCTGCCTTCGATCGATAAACTGCTGCGCCTGCCATCCGTGCAGGCGCTGGTTTCCAGTCATGGCCACACGGTGGTCGCGACCCAAGCGCGCGCGCAAGTCGACGGCTTGCGCGCGCAGGCCCTGGCCGGCGCGCTCTCTTCGAGCGCGCTGCTGCCGGAGGCGCTCGCCCAGGCCCTGGCCGGGCGTGTCGCCGAACGCCTGGCGCCGCGCCTGCGCCGGGTGATCAACCTGACCGGAACGGTCATCCATACCAATCTCGGACGCGCTGTATTGCCGCAGGCGGCGATCGACCACCTGGTCGCGATGATGGCTGGCCCGAACAACCTCGAATACGACCTTGCCAGCGGCGCGCGGGGCGATCGCGACAGCATCGTCGAAGGGCTGCTGTGCGAGATCACCGGCGCCGAAGCCGCGACCGTGGTCAACAACAATGCCGCCGCCGTGCTGCTGTCGCTGGCCGCCCTGGGCGGCGGGCGCGAGGCGATCGTCTCGCGCGGCGAACTGGTCGAAATCGGCGGCGCTTTCCGCATGCCGGACGTGATGGCCAGCGCCGGCGCCCACATGGTCGAAGTCGGCACCACCAACCGCACCCATTTGGCAGACTACGAGCGCGCCATCAACGAGCGCACCGCGCTCCTGATGAAGGTCCACACCAGCAATTATGCGGTGCAGGGCTTCACCAGCGCGGTGTCGGAAGCCGAACTGGCGCCGCTGGCGAGGGCGCGCGGCGTGGCGCTGGTCAGCGACCTCGGTAGCGGTTCGTTGATCGACATGGGCAAGTATGGACTGCCGCAGGAGCCGACGCCGCAGCAGATGCTGGCGGCCGGCTGCGACGTGGTCACCTTCTCGGGCGACAAGCTGCTGGGCGGGCCGCAGGCCGGCCTGATCGTCGGCTCGAAGGAGTTCGTCACGCGCATCCGCAAATTCCCGATGAAGCGCGCGTTGCGCCTGTCGAAGCTGCCGCTGGCGGCGCTGGAGGCGACCTTGCGGCTGTACCTGCAGCCCGAATTGCTGGTGCGCGAGCTGCCGACCCTGCGCTGGCTGACCCGCGGCCAGGAGCAGGTGGCGGCGAACGCCCAGGCCCTGCTCGAGCCGCTGCGCGCGGCGCTGGCGCCGCGTTATACGGTGAGCCTGGAATCGATGCTGAGCCAGATCGGCTCCGGCTCGCTGCCGATCGATCGCCTGCCGTCGAGCGGACTGGCGATTGCCCCCGCCTTGGCCGGCAAGCGCGGCGTCGGCACGGCGCTCGATGCGCTGTCCGAGGCGCTGCGCGGCTTGCCGCTGCCGATGATCGGCCGCATCGCGGACGACCGCCTGCTGCTCGATTGCCGCTGCATCGACGACCCGCTCGAACTGCTGGGGCAACTGGCTGCGCTGCGCGCGGCGCTGATCCAGGACTGA
- the selB gene encoding selenocysteine-specific translation elongation factor, with amino-acid sequence MIVGTAGHIDHGKTALVRALTGIDADRLPEEKKRGITIELGYAWMPLEDGGRIGFVDVPGHEKLVRTMVAGASGIDFGLLLIAADDGPMPQTIEHATILSLLGVRRGAAVITKIDRVDEDRLRETGAQVRALLASVGLDDYPVLEVSSVRGDGIEALRARLVQALHAAPVGGVAGAGFRMGLDRAFTLDGVGTVVAGSVSAGKVAIGDGLALAGAPDKVYRVRSLQVHSRAAQEAHAGQRCAVGLAGLERSDDLRGQVLCDPAIALTTQRIDVWLQVASTEERALRSGTLVHLHAATQDCLATVAVLGQPSIAPGAAAPAQLVLHKPANVWHGDRFILRDASAIRTVAGGSVLDPLGPVRYRQTPERLAYLDTQRADDPLVRLLGALAQAQYGVNGATWLRSAGLASWPFDLAGVPDIVVGAGGEWLVSRARLQENEAGLLQALGDFHAKNPDEIGPDLLRARRLAAPRMPEALWLQLTDHMIAAGSIARRNGFLHLPEHGVALRAAEQVVAEHALPKLLDGRFDPPWVRDIAQTARLPEVQVRQVLGRMARGGDVYQVVKDLFYHPAVMQEAADIVRRLAREDAKGEVTAARFRDETGLGRKRAIQILEFFDRIGFLRRVGDVHLLRPGTMLFPETTD; translated from the coding sequence ATGATCGTCGGCACCGCCGGACACATCGACCACGGCAAGACGGCGCTGGTGCGGGCACTGACCGGCATCGACGCCGACCGCCTGCCCGAGGAAAAAAAGCGCGGCATCACGATCGAACTGGGTTACGCCTGGATGCCGCTCGAGGATGGCGGCCGGATCGGCTTCGTCGACGTGCCGGGCCACGAAAAACTGGTGCGCACCATGGTGGCCGGCGCCAGCGGCATCGACTTCGGGCTGCTGCTGATCGCGGCAGACGACGGGCCGATGCCGCAGACCATCGAGCATGCGACCATCCTGTCGCTGCTTGGCGTGCGGCGGGGCGCTGCCGTGATCACCAAGATCGACCGGGTCGACGAGGATCGCCTGCGTGAAACCGGAGCGCAGGTTCGCGCCTTGCTGGCCAGCGTGGGGCTCGATGATTATCCTGTGCTGGAAGTGTCCAGCGTGCGTGGCGACGGCATCGAGGCGCTGCGCGCGCGGTTGGTGCAGGCGCTGCATGCGGCGCCGGTCGGTGGCGTGGCTGGTGCCGGATTCCGCATGGGCCTGGACCGCGCATTTACCCTGGACGGCGTGGGCACCGTGGTCGCGGGCAGCGTTTCGGCCGGCAAGGTCGCCATCGGCGACGGCCTGGCCCTGGCCGGCGCACCGGACAAGGTGTATCGGGTGCGCAGCCTGCAAGTGCATAGTCGCGCCGCGCAAGAGGCGCATGCCGGCCAGCGCTGCGCGGTCGGGCTGGCGGGACTGGAACGCAGCGACGACTTGCGTGGCCAGGTGTTGTGCGATCCGGCCATCGCATTGACCACTCAACGTATCGACGTCTGGCTACAGGTCGCCTCGACCGAAGAGCGCGCGCTGCGGTCGGGCACCCTGGTACACCTGCATGCCGCGACCCAGGATTGCCTGGCGACGGTGGCCGTGCTGGGCCAGCCCTCGATCGCACCGGGCGCCGCGGCGCCGGCCCAACTGGTGCTGCACAAACCGGCCAATGTCTGGCACGGCGACCGTTTCATCCTGCGCGACGCGTCGGCGATCCGCACCGTCGCCGGCGGTTCGGTGCTCGATCCCCTGGGCCCGGTGCGCTACCGACAGACGCCGGAACGCCTGGCCTATCTGGACACCCAGCGCGCCGACGATCCGCTGGTCCGCCTGCTCGGCGCGCTGGCGCAGGCGCAGTACGGCGTCAACGGCGCGACCTGGCTGCGTAGCGCCGGGCTGGCGAGCTGGCCGTTCGATCTTGCCGGCGTGCCGGACATCGTGGTCGGCGCCGGCGGCGAATGGCTGGTGTCGCGCGCCCGCCTGCAAGAAAACGAGGCCGGACTGTTGCAGGCGCTCGGCGACTTCCATGCGAAAAATCCCGACGAGATCGGCCCCGACCTGCTGCGCGCGCGCCGCCTGGCCGCACCGCGCATGCCCGAAGCCTTATGGCTGCAGCTGACCGACCACATGATCGCGGCGGGCAGCATCGCGCGTCGCAACGGCTTCCTGCACTTGCCCGAGCACGGCGTGGCCTTGCGCGCGGCGGAGCAGGTGGTAGCCGAACACGCCTTGCCGAAATTGCTGGACGGGCGCTTCGATCCGCCCTGGGTGCGCGACATCGCCCAGACCGCGCGCCTGCCCGAAGTCCAGGTGCGCCAGGTGCTGGGCCGCATGGCGCGCGGCGGCGACGTCTACCAGGTGGTGAAGGACTTGTTCTACCATCCTGCGGTGATGCAGGAGGCCGCAGACATTGTCCGCCGGCTGGCGCGCGAAGATGCCAAGGGAGAAGTCACGGCGGCGCGGTTCCGCGACGAGACCGGGCTGGGACGCAAGCGCGCGATCCAGATCCTCGAGTTCTTCGACCGGATCGGCTTCTTGCGGCGGGTCGGCGACGTGCACCTGCTGCGGCCGGGAACCATGCTGTTTCCTGAAACTACAGACTAA
- a CDS encoding PEP-CTERM sorting domain-containing protein: MHSIIRNIAFSAAIALFSSFASAAVLNFDDIVGPDDIAAVPGNYGGLDWSKSGLNVITSEQYPFTPRSGHGRVTTDWIDGGPVASTIRFLAPTVFNGAWFSGYGDSSVRFDLYFQGQLVATSAELMLAEAPAFLDAGWNSAIDTVVVSTGFQASYAMDDFTFESPAQVPEPGSLALMLAGIGVVGTLRRRRPGH, translated from the coding sequence ATGCATTCCATCATCCGCAACATCGCCTTCAGCGCCGCCATCGCGCTGTTTTCTTCGTTCGCATCGGCCGCCGTGCTGAATTTCGACGATATCGTCGGCCCTGACGACATCGCCGCCGTACCCGGCAACTACGGTGGGCTGGACTGGTCGAAGTCGGGCCTGAACGTCATCACCAGCGAGCAGTATCCGTTCACGCCCCGCTCCGGCCATGGACGTGTCACGACCGACTGGATCGACGGCGGACCGGTCGCCAGCACCATCCGCTTCCTGGCGCCGACCGTCTTCAACGGCGCCTGGTTCTCCGGCTATGGCGACAGCAGCGTGCGTTTCGACCTGTATTTCCAGGGCCAACTGGTCGCAACGTCGGCCGAACTCATGCTGGCCGAGGCGCCTGCCTTCCTGGACGCGGGGTGGAACAGCGCGATCGACACCGTGGTCGTGTCCACCGGTTTCCAGGCCAGCTACGCGATGGACGATTTCACCTTCGAGAGCCCGGCGCAGGTGCCCGAACCGGGTTCGCTGGCGCTGATGCTTGCCGGGATCGGCGTTGTCGGCACGCTACGGCGTCGTCGGCCGGGGCATTGA